The following nucleotide sequence is from Primulina tabacum isolate GXHZ01 chromosome 2, ASM2559414v2, whole genome shotgun sequence.
TTACGGAATTTTACTATACTTTATCCTTCGATATATTATGCAACAAACTTAAAACATATACTTATTACGTGCTTACTTTCAGATATGGCTTTCCACATCATTTAAATAATCAGATATTTAAAACTTAAAACAGATACTCAAACGTGTTGAGGGAAACTGGTTATGTTGTCCCTCACGCCACTGTGACGCCTCAACTTGCCCCACGTGCTGCTGTTGTTACTGTGCCGGCTACTCACAACGAAAAACCTGAGAAATTCATTGGTGTGGACTTCAAAAGATGGCATCATAAGATGTTCTACTTGACGATGCTGAACCTGGCCAGATTCCTCTTTGAGGATGTTCCTAAACTCAAAGAGGGTGAGGGAGATGTTGAATCTGTCAGTGCAGTGGAGGCGTAGAATTATTCTGATTTCTTGTACCGAAACTATGTACTGAACAGATTGACTAATTCGCTCTACAATGTGTTTTGCGAAAAGAAAACGGCTAAAGAGCTGTGAAAATCCCTTGACAGAAAGTAAAAAACGAGGAGGACGGGGCCAAGAAGTTTCTCGTACACGTTAATTATGATACAATTCATagactaattaacatgaaaagcaTTCATGCATTCCAAATTGATAAAGACCACAAATGTGAAACTTGTGTTGAGGAAAAACTAAAAAGATTAATCTTTTCGAACAATTGAAAGAAATAGCGAACCACTTGATCTAATTCACAATGATGTATGTGATTTAAAAGGTGTGCAAACACGTGGTGAAAATAAATACTTTATCATTTTTGTTGACGATagcaagaaatttttttatgcgTATCTTCTTAAAATTAAGGATGAAGCAATTGAAAAATTTGTTCACTTGAAAACCAACTTAACAAGAAAATTAAGATGCTAAGAAGTTATAGTTGAGGTGAATATGAAtcaccatttgctgagttttctGCTCAACATGGCATCAAACATGAAAGAATCGCACCTTACTCACCGCACCTTActcacctcagcaaaatggcattGCAGAGAGAAAAAATCACACATTGAAAGAAATGATGAATGCATCGTTATTAAATTCTGGTTTACCTCAGAACATATGGGGGAAGCTATTCTAACAGCAAATTATCTTTTAAATAAGGTGCCTCGAAAGAAATAAGATAAAAGTCCATAGGAGTTATGGAAAGGTAGAAGTCATTCCTACTAATACTAGCAACTGTAGGATGTCTTGCCAAGGTAGATGTACCAACTCTAAAGAAAGTAAAGATAAGACCCAAAATTGTTGATCGCATTTACGTTGGATATGCTCAAAACAGTAGCTTGTATCATTTTCTTGTACATGAATCTCAAATACCTGATATTCACTAGAATACGataatggaatcaagaaatgctcCATTCTTTGAATACATGTTTCCTTGAAATTCTAAGGAAGAACCaagttcatccaaaatattatATGAGACAATTGAAAAAGAACATAAACTTAACCAAGATATTGAACCTAGACGTACCAAAAGAGCTAGGACTGAGAAATCGTTTGGTCCGGATTTCATCATTTTCATGATGGAAAGTGAATCTCAAAACTTCAAGGAAGCAATGAGTTCATCTGAGGGACCTCTATGGAAAGAGGCTATCAATTTCGAAATGGAATCCATTTTACAAAACCATACATGGGACTTAGTGAATCTTCCTCCGGGAAACAAACCAGTAGACTGTAAATGGATTTTctaatagaaaatgaaatcagatggaaCCATAGATAATTATAAAGCCAGATTGGTAATTAAAGGTTATCATCAACGTGAAAAGGTTATTACTTTGACACATATTCTCCTGTATCGAGAATAACATATATTCGTGTGATACTTGCGATTGTCGCCTTGCGAAATCTGGAAGTACACCAAATGGACGTAGACAACTTTTCTAAATGAAGATATAGAAGAAGAAATTTACATAGAACAACCCGATGGATTTTCTGCAACTGGGCAAGAAAATAAGGTTTGTAAACTGGTGAAGTCTTTGTATGAActtaaaacaagcaccaaaacaatgacacgaaaaatttgataaagccATGATAGAAAGTTGATTTAAATTTGGTAATGTGACAAACGTGTATACATAAagtacactgaaaatggatatgtcattttatgtcTTTACGTAGATGACATACTTATCATTTGTGGTAATGATAAGAAGATTAAATCCACCAAGAagttattaaactcaaaatttgacaTGAAATATTTGGGCTTAGCCGATGTGATTCTTGGAATTAAAATTCATAGAACATCCAAATGCCTGGTCCTGAGTCAGTCACATTATGTTGACAAAATACTTTGAGAAATTCAATAAAGATGACTTTGAATTAGCTAGAACCCAATAGATACCAATCAGCATCTATCAAAGAATCAAGGTGAAAGTATATCTCAATTAGAATATTCTCGAGTCATTGGAACTTAATGAGTTGTACAAGACCGGACTTAGCTTAAGCAAATTGAGTAGATGCCCAAGTAACCCAAGAGTTGAACCTTGGAAAGAAATTATCAGATTGCTAAGGTATTTAAGTTACACTCCTGACCCTGGACTGCACCATACAAAGATATATCACTGTTATTGAAGGATATAATGATGCTAACTGGATATCTGATATGAAAAACTCAAAATCTAAAAATGGATTTATATTCACTTTAGGAGGTGCAGTAATTTCATGGAAATATTCTAAACAGACTGTAATAGCGAGATCAACGATGGAATCTGAGTTTATAGCTCTCGACAAATGTGTTGAAGAGACTGAATGGCTCCATCAATTCTTAGAAGATGTTCCAGGATAGGAAAAACATGTGCCGTCTATATACATACATTGTGATAGACAATCTGCAATTGGAATGACACAAAATAATTTGTATAATGGTAAGTCTAGGCATATACATCGTAGATATAATACCATTAGACAACTACTCACAACTGCAGTTATCTATGTTGACTATGTAAAGTCAAAGGATAATATAGCGGATCCGCTAACGAATGAATTAAACAGAGAGTTAGTTGCGAAATCATCAAGGGGAATGAGGCTCAAGCCTATAGAATAAATTGGTGCAAAGGAAAACCCAACCTACACTAAGTGGATATCCCAAGAACTAGGTTCAATGGGACAATCTAATCGCACTGATTTGGTATATCACTGTGGGGGTTATCCCTAGTCCATTTCTATTATGAAACAatgaatgttgatgataagCGTACGACTTTTAATGATTATGATGAGAAGAATATATAATCACCTATGTGAGAGAGAAGTGGGGCCGCTTCGAAAGAATTATTAGGCTCAATTCTAGACCCTCTCGTAGAACCAGACGTGTGTTCATGGCCGAAACGAACACGATCATGATAACTGAATAGTATCAAGGAGAGTCTCGTGTGAAGTATATCTTAGTTTACATAAACGGAAGAACAGTTCAAGGACATCATGTCTACTGGTCAGCTAGTAAAGCAAATATATTCCACAAGGAAAGGTTCAAAGGGTAACATTTACCTATCCTATGCAGGATTCAACTGTAAAACTTTGTCACCAATATTTGTATCAATTTTCATTCATGTAGGGGATTGttggaaatttgaatcaaatttagagtttgaataaaaattatgtctcatgaATGTAGGTATATCTTTTGACTCTCCACATTTTGGAGTTAGTTGTGGCTTATTATTGTAGAAGTGTCTTTTGAATttcacattcttgagttaattgaagacttttggctcttcatattcttgagttaatgagaagattaattgagttaattaatcttgcatGACTCTTGGTGTGTATTTTGGGGCATATAAATAATGTGTTCATTTTCTCATTTCAAATACATTAAAATCTTATCTCTTTCAAGCTTTCTCTTGCATTTTATAATGTTAGCTTTCTATTTGGCCTCCGTTAAATTTCGGTGATAAAGTGAATATACGTTTTCAGTTCACCGTAGTAGTACCTCGTGCTAAGTCAATGTTGGTTTTTCCTTTATATCTTGAGAAACAGACGTCCAAGATGATCCTCGAAGCACATACAGAAGAGGATGAATATGTTTTAAAGACAATGTACTTCGTACAGGCCTCGGTTCGTTTTTTTTAAGCTTTGCTCTACTATTTTTCTTCACTATTTAGTTCACTAATTTTTTACgaaagtttaatatattttatggtTTGATATACTGTGCAACAAAATCAAATTACTGCATCGGGGCATGTTACCTTTGCAGGCATTCTCGTGTGATTTGGATGTGTACCACCCAATTTATGTACCAATCATtaccacacacacacaaataaaTATACATACTTGAGATGTATTTATATTTAGatttatgtttattttcaaataaatttaaaaagttaTTGAAAATACTCTTGAGAAGATTTTTGAATTGGTAGAGTACGTAAACAATTGACCAATTGTTAGAAATTCGATTCCTCATATCAACATTTTATCGGATAAGAACTCTGTCGCACAGGGTTTGCTAAACACGACTTACCTGATTAGATTGGTTTGCATGCTATTAAATTAGTTCGGAGGTTTACCCAATGTACTTCGAATAACAACGACTGTGAGTTTCATTGTCATAAAAAGTATTGAAAAAGGAAATTTacagtgaatttttattttatctttatttactgaatattttaatatgatttttttaaaaaaaattagttaatatttaataatgaATGTATATtagtaaagaaataaaaaataataatagaaaTATACTTGAGACTAAGAAAGTATATATCATTGTACAAAGTTTGGCGTTCTCATATATAAACTCAAATGCCACCAACTAAGTGGGCCGCACATGGTGTCTGTtatatgagatcgtctcacattcACATGTCAAATATATGATATAGATTTTCAATTCAATTCGATTCGATTCAATTTATGagaaaaaattatgttttatgttaaaagtattacttcTCATGATATGTATAGATCGAGTCGACCCATCTCATTGATATAGATCGATGAGATTGTCTTAAAAGAGACTTACTATTGATTCAAACAATaaccaattttttttcattttagttAACATATTATTCTTCACTAATTATTACTTGGGGCATCAGCAttatagaatttttattttttaacgaaatatatatcatattttaattaggTCTATACATGACTTTTTACAATTACATAAGCtctatacataaaaaaaattctacgaCTTGATTCACTTTTAGGAGTCTTTCCAcatgcaaaaacttgtgtaaacgatctcacgagtcatattttgtgagacggatctcttatttggatcatccgaaaaagttattattttttataataagagtattattatttattgtgaatatcgtcggtaggattgacccgtctcacataaagattcgtgaaactgtctcacaaTAGATATGCTTCTTTCAACAAAAGCTACGTGCTCGAAAAGCTCTCCAATTTGTCAGAATAAATTTCTTCAAAGCCAAACTCTGTCTCACGCAATTCTTTTTTCACCTAGTGTTTGATTTCGCCTCTTAAGCAAACTTGTGGACGGGGATGAttatatatttgatattataatttgtaattttttttatatgttaacAATGAATTTGGTTTTTTAATTACATAacttgtatatttttttatttttggttaaaTGTGAATTTGCATTTTTAGTCatgtaatttttgtttttttttcattttttgtatGTTTTTGTCGACGTAGACGATGACATGAATTTTTAGACGAAAACTTCAAAATGTGTcgttattttattataatattatttcaaAAGAAAATCGACGGACtccggttttttttaaaaaaaagacaaaaataaaatacacgtGCAAGttataaaaaatacaaattcttattatcaagatcaaaaatttaaaaaaacatcCAAATTGCATACCGAAagtggatttttttttaaaaaaaaaagaagcaataagaacaaaaaaaataatgaaagaaAGATATTTACAACGTTAACGTCTCTATTAAAcgagagaaaaataaataatttttatttctttttatcaAAAACGTAAATTTTGAAAGGTATATATCACAGACATTCCGTACACCCCCTACCAAAAAACAATTGATGCGGGCCCCATTTCTGACCAATGACAAACGGCAATTGGAAATGGCTATGGCCCACCGAAACCACAACTTTGTTAACCGAAGCGAGTGTTTCAACCTGGTCATCCGGGTTATGAAAATCGTCCGGCGTAGCATAGATTTTACCGATTTTCTGTTTCGTCGCGATTTCTCACCGACTGAAAAATGGCGATGACCTATCGGTAATGTCAAAATATCGatatttgatttacagatttgcTATTTTTTTTCGAAGTTGCAGACATTCATATGGATCTAAACCGAAGACTTCGAAAAAGTAATCAACAATTATATTAGCACCTCAGTGCCATTTTAAgctaggattttatttaatgGTCAGCtacattaaaaatataatacaaACTCAGTGATTTTTGCTTACGTTTGGGAATATAGAAAGAGTCAAATTGTTACTTtggaagataaaaaaaaatgatagtATATCAATAGGTTATGAAGATTTATTGTCAGAAACACAAACTTGAAGAAGAATGGagaaaagttttatttttttcttaattgaATGAGTGATTCGAATGACGTTCAAATTTCAGAAACgtctttattatatatttttgaataaaaaatttagaaaataaataatttattttgaatatacAAAAGTTGATATCCATGATCCtacttttttttaatgaataaatacatttaaaaaataaataagtttGCACAAGTAAGTTAGGTTTCCCCCGGAGAAAACAAAAAAACCCTAACACAAGAAGCGAAAGGAGGGGGAGGGGGAGGGGGAGGGGGAGGGGGGGTGTGTCGGGGTCATACTCCTGTGCCATCACATGCTAATAAAACAAGACAAATAACAACCAGAAACATCAACAAAAAACCACATGAGCTAGTTATATATATTGCAAAATAAATATCTTGATTTTCCTTACAATATGCTCGGGACAAGGTTATTCATCtattatcataattttatttacacTATCAATCTATATTATCTCTACACAAAACCACATGTAAGAcgtatattttatttagatcacctattaaaaaatattatttttattgtaaatatgggtAAGGTTGCCCTGTCTCAcgaataaatattcgtgagactgttCATAAATGACGTACTCTTATTTATTAATTGTGAGGAGCTTAGAGTAActgaatttgatattattatatgttttttaataaaccaaaaatacatatttttccaaaatataaaaaaaaacattagcTAATAAACaagtcataaatcatatttaagtgaaattaaatcttatatatacatatcataATTGTTAATTAAATGAGGAGAGTGGATCTGCATATTTTGGTAAAAGAGTTCACAAAATTGGCAGATGTCAATAATTGATCAGTATAAATTTTGATCTtcaacattttaaatttttatatatgaacaagatttgtaccaTCGGTACATCGACGCTGTTTTATTGTTGATcgaggttataatgagttcacacttatttatttagtaaatttaaaaggtaataattaaataataatgttaGTAGCGATGACTACTATATGTACATGATTCTCATAGAATATTTTAGAGGGCTCTagaattagttaattaattgattaacaattaattaaaaaaattaaataatggttcctTAATTTTACATATATGCCTATACATATTGTACATATGAGCTGGACTGATGTGATCAGAAATTAaagcttataaatatttaattgaagGTCATATGAAATAACAAATTTTACACAGATTATACAGAAAATTTTGTCCCATTCTCTTTTCAAAAATTCAGCCGCCCTATTTTCACAAGGAAAATTCACAGCCACTTCCATAGCCATATCGCCTCCGGATTTCTGGAATTCAGGAGATCCAATCTCGACGCAAAGTTCGTTTAGATCTCTATAATGCGATCTAAGCGAGAAATTCAGTCTCCGATCGTGTACTTGATTAGGCGATCAAAATAGCAAAATCTGTCCGTAGAGAATTACAAGAAGCTCTATATCTGCTTAAAAACTGAAATTGTCGGAGTCATCATCAAATACGCAAAGGTAAAAAGAtctaaacatcctatgaatgtgtTAAAACATACGACGCCCCACGAATTTTTCGAAtgtcaaaattaaaaattttaaactttcattGCAACTTAAATGCGAGAAAACGATATCCCACACAACTAGCTTTAGTGTTGTCATTgtatttttttgaaaagttgACAAGTATCTCtcttttcaaattataaaaCACTAATttctatttaataaattaaactatctattttatttagtttgtatttaatttataacaaatgtatcataataaaatattttttaatcattatctataatttttaatttttaaataatcacaTCTCCCAtatcataaaattatgataaaataatgattttaaAGTCGTAAAATTTAGAATAATCTTtacatatttataaaaaaaattatttaacacaaaatttttaatatgtATTAATTCATATAGTGTAGTATATAGAAAAACTGAAATATGACAATTAATAATTggaaaaaaaagggaaaaacaAGATTGTATATGATTATATATTTCCACAGTTAAATCACAAAGTTGCAAAGAATTTAAAGCAATGAGTGAAAGATATTCCTTTTAAAACCCGACCAATGATCAGGCTCCTTAGTTGTTTCACCAATGATTCCACTAATTTAATGAAAAGAAATGAGTTCATAACTAATTCCACAATAATTAATGATGCGATCCGGGTGAAATGagtgagcagggtcgggtgttccaccggatctgctatcaaaatgataaaggaaataagagcaatgtagatatctgaaccaGAAGCTTCTTTCCCGAGCGGAGAGGATTTACTGCACTCAATaaggtaaccacgtgaatggacgccggaggggtgtccggcgtagccactccgatgcttaagtcagtgaatgattcaaaccaagaaccaatgtaaccaagtgatggttgtgatattggtgtgaatgaatgaatgtaaatgtaaaaggtgaacctggtatttatagtaagagaagtaatgatgacctcgttctccgtgctacatactaattatagtaggacggctgagcaCACTCTATATTCTGACATATCAAATCTCATACTAGTCACATCCAACTCATCTGATTTTGTACAACCCATCGGCCTGGTGTCAGAGATGGACAGTCGCCCACATCCTATTATGCCAGTATACTCGAGTGCGGTGCTCATATCGAGGTTGCCCGGGTAGAAAGTTCCTGGGAGCTTGTACGAGAGCCCGGGCGTCCGGTGGCCCGGGGAGTTGAGCCTGAGCTTGCACCTGCTCGGTCTTCAGAAGAATCCATCATTCATAATGACTCTGATTTGGGAATCCATTTGTTATCTCGGGTAATCCATGACCCGGGTCTTTACGGGGGTATCaattacatttttatattgagttatttGAAGACAACTTTGTCTAAATTGTAATCAGCAAGAAATTCCCTTTTTCTTCTGGAGTGCCAACGCTAAAATCATCATACGGGCAGGAACCTTCAGTTGATGTCTCTTTGTCAAACGTAAGTTTTGTCGAAACCTAGCTAGTGGAATTGTATTCCCCACCACGTAGTTCCATCGATCATACCCTACATTTTGTTAATATTGATATACTTTGCATGCTTTTCTATTTGTGATGGTTAACTTTCAATTTTAGTTGGTATCTTTCTTTATCTACAATTTTGGTATTTTTTATGCGACGCCGATGAGATCCTGACATGACACTCACGTAGGTACCCCACTCTAGCCccatctattttttaaaaaaagttagtatttttaaattttaaatttttttcagcccatattaaaaatagaacaaatttttttatcagttttatctttttattttttttagtctcgtgtttaaaaatttaaaataaaataactctCACAAATCATAATTCATTAATGTGCATTGATTTGTTTATTGTCgtatgttctgaaattatgcaACTTTGAGATAAAAATTCAACCACTCAAAAATTATATTGAATATTTAGTTGTGATTATTTGAGTTGCAATAATATTGTATTATGATGTatatgaattttggagtttgaATTTTTATCCTAAAAGTCTATTGTTGCAGATTTTTGAATAATAATCAATTGGTTGAAATGTTTAATGATTATTGATGTGCAATtattatttagttttttttttttttgaattttcaatttttaataaCCTAAAATTGTATtagtttgaaatttgaaaaataattatttgttgtaaaattttggtaatattaaatttttctagTTAAGTAACTCaaggaataaaaaaaataaaaactgtcAAGTTATTTTTAAACCAAAAGAGCATATATCAACAATAATGGGTTAGAATatgtaataatttttcttaCATAAAATTTGGTCTTTGGTtagaatattataaaaatttcaagaaacatGTCATATTGATTAGAAGGAAAAAAATCGTGAAAGGGACGGCTTCAAACATGGATGACAGCCGATGCAATTGGGAAATGAAGAATTTTCCAAGTAAAGGGAAAACATGGAACGTGAGAATTAATTGTTGCAAAATTAGATAATCAATTTTACCATATTATACACTAGGAAATTGCGTTGCTTTAGTTAATTAGAGACAATCTACAACGATTATTTCTGGAATTTCATCTTGTTACACCAAAAACAAAATCTTTGTAGGTGGCGTCGGGGTAGTTCAATGTGGCTCATCCGACACCGAAATCGACATATAACAAGATAATACATACAGCTGCGAAGGTTTTTCCTTGCATACTAGTATACCCTTTGAAGTTTACATGAATGTCCTCTATCGACGGGTTTAgaatattatttgatcaaagagTCACCGAGCTTTGCAAATGAAAGTGGTTTAGGAGTCACCGTGAATCTGTTTTAACATTCAACATAACAGAGACGTAGGCACCAAGGCTTGTGTGATGTCTAAAAATACGGAAGACAGAATTTAGCAACGGAAACAAGTGAAATTTTTAGATATTTCCATGCGAAGTCTTTCTGAATATCACACCATGAAATTGAACTAGCGGGCATTAGAAAGTTCTGAATGCTCTATGTTTCTTCTTGATGGACCAGTCCCCTCCCATACTGGTGTAAAACAACCAAGCAACAAAGAACATACTGTTCATAATAAGTGCATGCAAGCAACCTGCATTCCGTGCAGACGTTCCATGTACTGATTCTGCAATATGACTAAAAGCTAATCTTCCAGGTAATCCCTAACTCAAGCAACAGTGAATTATGAAGCAGGGGCAAACCTAGCAGAGAGAATGCAGAGGCAGCTCACtcaaagataaaaataaatCCAAATTTCTCTGGAAAATTTGAACCTAAGAATGAACGAAAAAGATTGCATCTCCATCTTGACCGCAGTAAAACTGCTTTTATCAAATATATGTTAGAAAAAATCAACCATGCAATCTACGCTAGAATAGAGTCATAAATATAACAAAAACAATTAGCAAAAGCCGTGGTCTTGTGTATAAATGTATTGTGTCAAAAATCTAGCTAATTTCTCCAGAGTAATATGTGACTTAGTTTAAAAAAAGGTTTCACAAACGGAAATCCAAATAAAACACACAATTTATCATTCCATGACAACTGTATTTTCAGGAGTTTTGCAGATATTGCAAGGACAAGCAACATACTTAATTCTTGGGACCAATGTCTTTCAGGGCACAGATCTGCTCTTCTCCCATTGCCGACATTACAGACACCACGAGGTCCTTTCCTTCCTCGAACCCACTTTTGATCTGCAAAAACATAACCCAAAAATTAGAAACTTGTACATAAAAGTCGTGCTGCAGTTGCAGTTTAGTCGATaaccaaagaaagagtttactAACTATACTATGCTCACCTGGCCAAGAAGATTTTCATCGGTAGGAAGTTTCAAATCATCTTTGGTGTTACCAGTTTCAGTCAGAAGGGAGACCTACAGCAAACAGAGATTCGATTGGAAAAGTTCATAACATGGCTAAAAAGGCAATGCTTgaaaaattcttaaaaatattcgatctttttcaaaaatactactATTATGTCATAATCTTAAACTTCaaaaacattttcagaaaacaaacTCCAAAAACACCAAAAATAAAACCAAACGCTGCCTTTATTTTCATCTACTTTCTATCTCTCCAACATAGTCACGAGTCATTgcttcaaaatttcaaatttaatttttttatctctaTCCAGAACTACTCTATAATTCTACTACAATTTAACTcaatcacattttaaaattttaaaccgCCTCATATATTATTAGAACcactaaatatttttaaagtaacaACGACATTGGAACAAGTTCTCAGAGAAAATTCTCTTTCagaacataaaacaaaacatatatTACATTCTATAACAAAATCTTACAAATTAATTTAACCATAACCAAGCAAATACCAAATTGTTTTGTATGCAGATACAGTTATTTAAAGTGACAACGTCATCAGAACAAATTCTTCAAAATATTACAGTTTTTATGGAACAAAGAAGCATTCAACTGTGaaaattaataacaaaaatactAATTGCATAATGAAAGGTAACTTACAAAACCATCTTCAGATATGTCAATCAGCTGATAATCAGTACGATTAACATGAGGCACCTATGAGAACATTGCCAAACAACATTAGCCATACCTTGTTTATAAGAGAATATAAATGGCAggtgcttttaaaaaaaattgggcaaTGAATTGACAAGAAGAGAATGTGGCGTGTTACATCGCAGTTGTGAGAAGACGGAACAATATCTTCAAGCTTCTTCCCGTTAAATATGTCAATGGCCACGAAGTGGCACTTGGCATGCCC
It contains:
- the LOC142528967 gene encoding eukaryotic translation initiation factor 5A; this encodes MSDEEHHFESKADAGASKTYPQQAGTIRKNGYIVIKSRPCKVVEVSTSKTGKHGHAKCHFVAIDIFNGKKLEDIVPSSHNCDVPHVNRTDYQLIDISEDGFVSLLTETGNTKDDLKLPTDENLLGQIKSGFEEGKDLVVSVMSAMGEEQICALKDIGPKN